The genomic region TTTTCAACCAATACCAGAATGATTTTGACACAGGCAAAACTAGAGACTCTGATTATATCTACGGACCTGCTTTGCCACGCACTGTGTTTGCTGGTATAAAGATCAAGATATAACTTCTCATTGATTACTACTATTAACGAAAAGCGGCTGCCTAAAAGGCGCCGCTTTTCTCATCTTAATCTTAAATACAATGAAGCTATATTTGTTCTAAGTCGCGCAAATGCTGAATATACTGCGCTTTTTGAATTTCATTTCTACGCTTTACTGATGCTTTGGTATAATGTTGTTTTTCGCGTAACTTACGAACAACCCCAGTTCTGTCGAATTTGCGTTTGTAGCGTTTAAGCGCCTTGTCGATGGTTTCACCGTCTTTTATTGGAATAATTAGCATATTTGATACACCTCCTCTCATTTAACGGCGGCAAAGGTACGACTATTTTCTGAATGTGCAAGCGTTTTATAAACTATTTTTTAATAAAAAAGCTACCCGAATGTTTTTGGGTAGCTTTTTCTTAATAAAATAAATGTATTTGCTTATTCGTCTGTTTCTGTGTAGTCGTCATCATCTACTTCCTCCACATCTTCATCGTCGTACTCAGTGGCTTTTGAGGCTTTGTCTTTACCTTTGCCTTTTTTACTTTTCTTAGGTTTTGCCCCTAATTCGTTATGTTTAAGCCACTCACGTACATCAGCCTCTATGGCTTCTGCTGTTTCAGGGTTATCGTTCAGTATGGCAATAGTGGCATCACGACCTTGTGCTAACCTTGAGCCATTATAGCTGTAGAATGAGCCACTCTTGGTTACTATATTAGATTCAACACCTATATCGAGCAGCTCACCTATCCTTGATATCCCCGTTCCAAACATAATATCAAACTCAGCAGACCTAAACGGTGGAGCAACTTTATTCTTTACTACTTTTACACGGGTTTTATTACCGATGATTTCACCATCGCTATTTTTGATAGCAGCACTTGTTTGCGCCCCACCAGCTCTTCGGATATCCAAGCGTACTGAGGCGTAGAACTTCAGCGCATTACCTCCCGTGGTAGTCTCGGTAGGACCGTACATAGAGCCTAATTTATCGCGCAACTGATTGATGAAGATCACAATGCAGTTAGCTTTGCTCACACTACCTGTGATTTTGCGTAGGGCTTGCGACATCAGGCGGGCGTGCAGTCCCATCTTTGAGTCACCCATATCACCTTCGATTTCACCTTTTGGTGTCAGTGCGGCTACGGAGTCAATAACGATTAGGTCGATAGCGCCTGAGCGTATCATCGTGTCGGCGATTTCGAGTGCCTGTTCCCCGTTATCGGGTTGGGTTACCAGTAGGGTCTTGATGTCCACCCCGAGCTTCTGTGCGTAAATGCGGTCGAAGGCGTGCTCAGCGTCGATAAAGGCGGCTGTACCTTTGTGCTTTTGGACCTCGGCAATAGCGTGGAGGGTAAGGGTTGTTTTTCCTGATGACTCAGGGCCGAATATCTCAATAATACGCCCTTTTGGGTAGCCACCTACACCTAAGGCAGCATCTAAACCGATAGAGCCTGTGGGGTATACCTCAACATCCTCAACTGTGGTATCGCCTAAGGCACGTACAGTGCCCTTACCGAAGGTTTTGTCGATTTTCTCTAATGCGAGCTTTAGCGCTTTGCGTTTTGCCTCTTCTGGGCTTAGCTCTTTTTCTTTTTCATCTTTTTTAGCCATATATGCTTTTTGTTTTAATTAATGTTTCACTTTATTTGTTACGGACTGCAAAGATAGGTAAAGTTTTTTTACTGTGCAAATTCTTTTTGAGAAATTTGAAGGTTAGAAGTGTGGGGCTGATATTATAATTTTACTTATCATTATAATGTCCATAAGCTGCCATAATGAAGACTTCTTTTTTATCTTCTAAAATTTCATAGGTTAATCGGTGTTTTCCATCAATTCTACGTGACCATACATCACGTACTCCGTAGCCTAACAAAGGCTCAGGGTGTCCTGTACCTTGCTTAGGAGCTATTTCAATTTCAGATAGGAGAATTTCTATTTTGTCAATTAGCTTCTTCTGACCAGATTTACTGTGTTCTTTAATATGATCAAAATACTTATCAGAAAAATCAAGAGCATATTTATTCTCATTATTTTCCATAGTACTCCCTATTTCATAGTTTTTAAATAGGCTTTCATTTCTTCAAGACTCATTCTTGTTTTTTTACCAACACTTGCTTCATCAAGCATAGCAAAATAGGCCTCTTTTGTCATTAGAGTATCATCTTTCTGTTGTTTTTTTTGTTTTTTCACTTCTTCAAAAGAGATATTTTTAGCTTTGAACTGTCGTAAAATAGCCTCAATGACTGGTATATGAGCACTGTTGATATCTGCTTTTACTGTTTGTGTTTGCATCTTTAATTATTTGATAAGTGGGTTTCAGAGTGCAAAGATACGTATATTTTTTGAGAAATGATGATTTAGAAGTGAGAAATTAAAACCCCTTGGATGGTACAGATGCCAGCCAAGGGATTTCTCATTTGGGTTTGTTAATGGAATAAATTGTTTTACAATGCACCTCGGTTAGGAGCTACTGGCCAACCAGGGTTTTGATAGATAACTGAGTTATCGGCACTGTTGGTATGGCTTGCCAGCCAGAAATTATCATAAGGGATAGGGGAGAGGTAGTGTGCTGGTGTCCAAGTATAAGCATTGTAGTACAGGTTATTGGCTTGTACTATTTGATAAGGGCGTAGGTAAGTGCTTACCGATTTTGCTGATACAGTAGGGTTGGCATTAGGTAAAGTTACCAATAGATCCTTACCTGTTTTTTTATCTTTATATCTTGTACTCTTATAGAGTTCAGCCCATAGGTTTACTCCCTCTATTTGATAGTTTTTTACTTGATCGAGGGCACACCAACGACGTAGGTCAGCCCAGCGCATTCCTTCTGCGATGAGTTCACAACGTCGCTCGCGACGGATATTGTAAAGCGTAGGGTCTACCTTTGCCCCTGCGGAATACACTGCCCAGTCATTTTCTTTATCAAGGTCGGTAACGGCAATGGTTACGTTAGGGTCGGCAGGCAATCCTGCACGGGTGCGCAATTGCCCCCAATAGTTAAGTGCAGTACCATTAAGAGCCCCTTCTTTTTCGTAGGAAGCCTCTATATAGTTGAGGTAGGCCTCTGTTGCCCTGAATATAATACACCCCGAAGTACTTAATATTTCTGCAGAACTTGCAGCTATATCATTGTAAACCCCCTTAACAACATCATAACCCGTTACGGAGCGATTTTCCTTTATCTCTAAGAGCCCTGGGTCTGGAGCTATTTTGTTAGGATTTTTTGTTACTATGTAATCACCAGGAGCACGCATAAAGAGTTGTAAACGTTCATCACGGTTTTCTCTTACATTTTTAATAAGTACATCGCCTTTGTAATCAGTGCCTGCGGCATAGTAAGGCAAGCCACTTTTCATCAAGAAGGTATCTACAAAACCCTTAGTATAACCCGAGTTTGCCCCTTGTGTAAGATATCCCATTGTGTGATGTCCGATAAACTGACTATTGTATTGGCGCCATAAAAGGATCTCACTATAACCTGTCATATTCACATCACCGAACATTTTAAAGTAGGGATTGTCAAAAATATTGGTATTAGTCCAATCTACATTATGATTATTATCTGTTAGTGAAAACTTTTCCGCAACTTCTTTTGCCGAAGCCATTGCTTCGGTAAGAAAATAATCAATCTCACTATCGATATTGATAGTAAAGCCTGAAAGATAATCCATCTTAGCGCCAGGCCAGCCAGGACCTCCTGGTACACGGGCAGTGCCTTTATGATATTTAAGCCAAGTGCCTTCGTAGAGCGCTACACGCGAGCATAGCTGTGCTACCTCTTTGCTGATGCGGTTTTTCCCCTCTACAGGACTGCTTTTGAGCATTGAGATGGCTTTGTCCAAATCCTCTAAGATAAAGTGTGCTACTTCATAGTAAGGTAATATCTGTGCAGATATCTTGCCATTAAGTGAGTAACGGTCAAAAATATCAGTATTGTAACGGATTAAGCCTTCTTGATTGAGCCAACCTGCTGAGAAGTAGTAACTCATCTTTTCACTACCCCCACGCACACTCAGGTTATGCTCTTGTGCAGGAGCCCATTTGCGATAAAATTGCTTAAACCAATTCGTGTTGGCAAAGCTGGTGGTATACATTCTCCAATTATTATTGGTAGTATCCCATTCAGTACCATCTTTGAGCACACCTGCTTTGTGTAATTTGATTTTCTCAATCACTTCATCGCTGAACTGCGCTTGCTCACCTGCATTGGCAGCAGCGTCATTCCAATAGTAAGCGAAGGTTTCTGAATCTAACATATTAGGCAGCCGTGTTGGTTCACTAAGTCGGAAGTTTGTGGAGTAATTGATACTCATACGTCCTTCCTTAAACCTAATACTAGCCTAATACTAACTTAATACTGAGGTAATACTATCCTTCAGTGATCCTTCAGTGATCCTTCGGCATTCTTTCGATATCCATTCGGTTGCCGCTGTGGGTGCTCGCGTTAAATCTTCGATGGGGATCCGTTCGGCGTCCGTTGTGTGTCCGTTCGGTGTTCGATAGGGATAAGAAAAATGTTCTGATTTTATGGGAGAATTTTTTTGCGTAGTTGGGTGAAATGTTGTACCTTTGCAGATTGTGAGAGGGAAGGGGTTCTTTTTTGTGAAGGATAGCACCCCAAAAGAGGAAGGATATGGATTTTTAATTTGTTGATAATGGAAAGTATACAGGCTATAAAACAGCGGTTTGGCATTATAGGGGGCGACCCTCAGCTGAACCGCGCTATTGAGAAGGCGATTGCGGTGGCACCTACTGATATTTCGGTGTTGGTGACAGGTGAGAGCGGTGTGGGTAAGGAGGTGATCCCGCGGATTATCCACGCACTATCGATGCGCAAGCACGGCAAGTACATCGCGGTGAACTGTGGGGCTATCCCCGAAGGGACGATCGATTCGGAGCTCTTTGGGCACGAGAAGGGCGCCTTCACGGGAGCTACTGCTTCGCGTAATGGATATTTCGAGGAGGCGAACGGAGGGACTATCTTCTTGGATGAGGTGGGTGAGCTTCCGCTAACGACACAGGTGCGATTGCTGCGCGTGCTGGAAAATGGCGAGTACCTCAAGGTAGGCTCGTCGGTAGTGCAGAAGACGAATGTGCGCATTGTGGCGGCTACAAATGTGCATATGCAGGAGGCGATCAAGAAGGGTCGTTTTCGTGAGGATTTGTATTACCGCCTTAGCACTGTGGAGATTCACCTGCCGTCGCTCAGGGAGCGCAAGGAGGATATCCACCTGCTATTTAGGAAATTTGCGGCTGATTTTGCTGAGAAGTACCGTATGCCTGCTGTCAGGCTGACTGAGGATGCGGTGCGCTTGTTGCTGAGCTATCGATGGGGGGTAATATCCGTCAGCTGAGGAATATAGCAGAACAGATCTCGGTGCTGGAGTCGAAGCGCGAGATTACGGCTCAGGTGTTGCGCAGTTATTTGCCTGAGGAGGGCAATCCGTTGCCATCGGTGGTGCCGCAGGGTAGGGCAGAGGGTGATTTTAGCAATGAGCGTGAGATACTCTACAAGGTGCTTTTTGATATGAAGAATGACTTGAATGACCTTAAGAAGCTGACCTTAGAGCTGTTGCAGCACGGCAATTCGCCCCAAGTGCAGGAGGACAATCAGAGCTTGATACGGCGTATTTATGGCGATAAGGGTAGGGGATATGCTGAGGAAGTGGCGTCTTACCCAGTGATTTCGCTTGAGAGTAAGGTAGAGGAGCGTCCTGCGGAGGAGGAGCCGTATGCCTATGAGGATGCGACTGAGGAGGAGAGTTTGCTCTTAGAGAATCAGGAGAAGGAGGTGATCGCCAAGGCGTTGGAAAGGCATCAGAATCGGCGTAGGGAGGCAGCTCAAGAGCTTGGCATCTCGGAGCGGACGCTTTACCGAAAGCTGAAGCAGTATGATTTAGACGCGTAAGCAATTGACTATGAAGGATTATCGTATAGGGATTATCGGTTTGGGCTATGTGGGGTTTCCGCTGGCGTGCTTGTTTGCGAAGCGCTATCCTGTGGTGGGGTTCGACCTGAATGAGACACGGGTTCGAGAGTTGAGTGCAGGAGTAGATCGCACGGGCGAGGTGGATAGTGCTGTGATTGAGGAGCGTCTTTCTCAAGGTCTGCAATGTACGGCGCACATAGAGGATTTGCGCTCGTGCAATGTGTACATCGTGGGGGTGCCGACGCCGATAGATATGTATCAACAACCCGACTTGACGGCGCTACGCGAGGCGAGCATCAGTGTGGGGAGTGTGCTCGGTGCAGGAGATATTGTGGTTTATGAATCGACGGTGTACCCTGGGGTGACGGAGGACTTCTGTGTGCCTATCTTGGAGCTGCAGTCGGGGCTAAGGCTCAATGAGGGCTTCTTCGTGGGTTACTCGCCAGAGCGTATCAACCCTGGGGATAAGCAGCATACGGTGGAGACGATTCGCAAGATTATTTCGGGTTCGACGCCTGAGGTGGCGCAGGAG from Capnocytophaga haemolytica harbors:
- the rpsU gene encoding 30S ribosomal protein S21, which codes for MLIIPIKDGETIDKALKRYKRKFDRTGVVRKLREKQHYTKASVKRRNEIQKAQYIQHLRDLEQI
- the recA gene encoding recombinase RecA, giving the protein MAKKDEKEKELSPEEAKRKALKLALEKIDKTFGKGTVRALGDTTVEDVEVYPTGSIGLDAALGVGGYPKGRIIEIFGPESSGKTTLTLHAIAEVQKHKGTAAFIDAEHAFDRIYAQKLGVDIKTLLVTQPDNGEQALEIADTMIRSGAIDLIVIDSVAALTPKGEIEGDMGDSKMGLHARLMSQALRKITGSVSKANCIVIFINQLRDKLGSMYGPTETTTGGNALKFYASVRLDIRRAGGAQTSAAIKNSDGEIIGNKTRVKVVKNKVAPPFRSAEFDIMFGTGISRIGELLDIGVESNIVTKSGSFYSYNGSRLAQGRDATIAILNDNPETAEAIEADVREWLKHNELGAKPKKSKKGKGKDKASKATEYDDEDVEEVDDDDYTETDE
- a CDS encoding Txe/YoeB family addiction module toxin, which codes for MENNENKYALDFSDKYFDHIKEHSKSGQKKLIDKIEILLSEIEIAPKQGTGHPEPLLGYGVRDVWSRRIDGKHRLTYEILEDKKEVFIMAAYGHYNDK
- a CDS encoding RagB/SusD family nutrient uptake outer membrane protein, with amino-acid sequence MSINYSTNFRLSEPTRLPNMLDSETFAYYWNDAAANAGEQAQFSDEVIEKIKLHKAGVLKDGTEWDTTNNNWRMYTTSFANTNWFKQFYRKWAPAQEHNLSVRGGSEKMSYYFSAGWLNQEGLIRYNTDIFDRYSLNGKISAQILPYYEVAHFILEDLDKAISMLKSSPVEGKNRISKEVAQLCSRVALYEGTWLKYHKGTARVPGGPGWPGAKMDYLSGFTINIDSEIDYFLTEAMASAKEVAEKFSLTDNNHNVDWTNTNIFDNPYFKMFGDVNMTGYSEILLWRQYNSQFIGHHTMGYLTQGANSGYTKGFVDTFLMKSGLPYYAAGTDYKGDVLIKNVRENRDERLQLFMRAPGDYIVTKNPNKIAPDPGLLEIKENRSVTGYDVVKGVYNDIAASSAEILSTSGCIIFRATEAYLNYIEASYEKEGALNGTALNYWGQLRTRAGLPADPNVTIAVTDLDKENDWAVYSAGAKVDPTLYNIRRERRCELIAEGMRWADLRRWCALDQVKNYQIEGVNLWAELYKSTRYKDKKTGKDLLVTLPNANPTVSAKSVSTYLRPYQIVQANNLYYNAYTWTPAHYLSPIPYDNFWLASHTNSADNSVIYQNPGWPVAPNRGAL